In Brevibacillus brevis, a genomic segment contains:
- a CDS encoding flotillin family protein, whose product MTLGLDPGILTTVLIVVAVFVVLGIAFWARYKTVGADEAMIVTGSYLGSKNVLSDESGRKMKIVRGGGAFILPIFQQANFISLLSHKLDVSTPEVYTEQGVPVMADGVAIIKVGGSIEDIATAAEQFMGKTDEALKAEAQEVLEGYLRAILGSMTVEEIYKNRERFAQEVQAVATKDLKKMGLSVVSFTIKDVRDKNGYLAALGIPQIAAVKRDATISQADADKEARIRQAQAEEEARKAELLKETNIAEAEKEKELKVAAFKQEQDKAKASADQAYKLQEAVAKQQVTEEEMKIDLVRKQKEIELEEKEILRRERQYDAEVKKKADADRYSVEQAAEAEKAKKLREADAVKYRIEAEAKAMAEQKRLEGLAIAEAEKARGSAEAEVTRLKMEAEAEGKEKLAEAFEKFGHAAVLDIIAKMLPELAEKIAEPMKAIDKVTIVDAGGGQGDGVNRLSGNVTKLMAQLPEMLKDVSGLDMNKMIAEFMQKGGASTPAAGAPAGVQSQGKMAAADLEIAAAESSDK is encoded by the coding sequence ATGACGCTGGGACTCGATCCGGGCATCCTGACGACAGTGCTGATTGTCGTCGCGGTATTCGTCGTATTGGGGATTGCCTTCTGGGCCAGGTACAAAACGGTTGGGGCGGATGAAGCCATGATCGTGACAGGGAGCTACCTCGGCTCGAAAAACGTATTGAGTGACGAATCGGGCCGCAAGATGAAGATCGTACGCGGCGGTGGCGCATTTATTTTGCCAATCTTTCAACAGGCCAACTTCATCAGTCTGCTGTCCCACAAGCTTGACGTGTCGACGCCGGAAGTGTACACCGAACAGGGGGTACCAGTCATGGCGGACGGTGTGGCGATCATCAAGGTCGGGGGCTCGATCGAGGACATCGCCACGGCAGCGGAGCAGTTCATGGGCAAGACCGACGAAGCGCTAAAGGCCGAAGCGCAAGAGGTACTGGAAGGCTACCTGCGGGCTATTCTTGGCAGCATGACGGTCGAAGAAATCTACAAAAACCGCGAGCGCTTCGCCCAAGAGGTGCAGGCAGTCGCGACCAAGGACCTGAAAAAAATGGGGCTGTCCGTGGTCAGCTTCACGATCAAGGACGTGCGGGACAAAAACGGCTATCTTGCCGCTCTCGGTATTCCGCAGATCGCTGCCGTCAAACGCGATGCTACCATTTCCCAGGCGGATGCGGACAAAGAGGCGCGCATCCGGCAGGCCCAGGCTGAAGAGGAAGCGCGCAAGGCTGAGCTGCTGAAAGAGACAAACATCGCGGAGGCGGAAAAGGAAAAAGAACTGAAAGTAGCCGCCTTCAAGCAGGAGCAGGACAAGGCAAAAGCGAGCGCGGACCAAGCCTACAAGCTGCAGGAGGCAGTAGCCAAGCAGCAGGTGACGGAGGAAGAGATGAAGATCGACCTCGTCCGCAAGCAAAAGGAAATCGAGCTGGAGGAAAAGGAAATTCTTCGTCGCGAGCGGCAGTATGATGCCGAAGTGAAAAAGAAAGCGGATGCCGATCGCTACTCGGTCGAGCAGGCGGCGGAAGCGGAAAAGGCCAAGAAGCTGCGTGAGGCGGATGCCGTGAAATACCGAATCGAGGCGGAAGCAAAGGCGATGGCCGAGCAAAAGCGGCTGGAAGGTCTGGCGATCGCGGAAGCGGAAAAGGCTCGAGGAAGCGCGGAAGCAGAGGTTACCCGCCTGAAGATGGAGGCGGAAGCGGAAGGGAAGGAAAAACTGGCGGAAGCCTTCGAAAAATTCGGGCATGCGGCGGTACTCGACATCATCGCCAAGATGCTTCCGGAGCTGGCCGAAAAAATCGCCGAGCCGATGAAAGCGATCGACAAGGTGACGATCGTCGACGCGGGCGGAGGCCAGGGAGACGGCGTCAATCGGTTGAGTGGCAATGTCACCAAGCTGATGGCGCAGCTGCCTGAGATGCTGAAGGACGTGTCGGGCCTCGATATGAACAAAATGATTGCGGAGTTCATGCAGAAAGGCGGAGCGTCGACTCCGGCGGCGGGAGCGCCAGCCGGCGTGCAGTCCCAGGGAAAAATGGCGGCTGCAGACCTCGAAATTGCCGCAGCAGAGTCGTCCGACAAGTAA
- a CDS encoding Nramp family divalent metal transporter: protein MLTKTNTSEAVQESGSWRNKASQPSLPEVHRSMKVPKKGSWIRKFLAFAGPGYLVAVGYMDPGNWATDIAGGSLFGYSLLSVIMLSNLMAILLQALAGKLGIVTGRDLAQACRDHYSKPVAMGLWVLCELAIAACDLAEVIGAAIALNLLFGIPLLYGVLITALDVLVVLFLQNKGFRYIESIVIALIVTIGACFAFDMVLSQPDMKGILQGFVPTAEIVKNPEMLYIAIGILGATVMPHNLYLHSSVVQTRQYEQTTLGKREAIKYATADSTVALIFALGINAAILILAASTFHRAGMTQVAEIQDAYHLLAPLLGTTAGSILFGVALLAAGMNSTLTGTLAGQIVMEGFLNLRITPWVRRLITRLIAIVPAVIVTALYGESGTAELLILSQVILSLQLSFAVVPLVKFTNDKKKMGEFVNAPWMKVLSWIVAGIIVVLNAYLLYQTFFG, encoded by the coding sequence ATGCTGACGAAAACAAATACAAGTGAAGCGGTTCAGGAAAGCGGCAGTTGGAGAAACAAAGCTTCCCAACCGTCGCTCCCGGAAGTCCACCGGTCTATGAAGGTTCCGAAAAAGGGCTCCTGGATCCGCAAGTTTCTCGCTTTCGCAGGCCCTGGATACCTCGTCGCGGTAGGGTACATGGACCCCGGGAACTGGGCGACGGACATCGCTGGCGGATCGCTTTTCGGATACTCGCTCCTGTCGGTGATCATGCTGTCCAACCTGATGGCGATCCTGCTGCAGGCTTTGGCCGGAAAGCTCGGGATCGTCACCGGACGGGATCTGGCACAGGCTTGCCGGGACCACTACAGCAAGCCGGTAGCGATGGGCTTGTGGGTACTGTGCGAGCTGGCGATTGCCGCCTGCGACCTGGCAGAGGTGATCGGCGCGGCGATCGCGCTGAACCTGCTGTTCGGAATTCCTCTTTTGTACGGGGTACTGATCACGGCTCTCGACGTATTGGTGGTCCTGTTTCTGCAAAACAAGGGCTTCCGTTACATCGAGTCCATCGTCATCGCCCTGATCGTGACCATCGGGGCCTGCTTCGCCTTTGACATGGTCTTGTCCCAGCCGGATATGAAAGGCATTCTGCAAGGATTTGTCCCGACGGCGGAAATCGTCAAAAACCCGGAAATGCTCTATATCGCGATCGGGATCCTCGGCGCTACCGTCATGCCGCACAACCTGTACCTGCATTCGTCCGTCGTCCAGACGAGACAGTACGAACAGACGACACTGGGCAAGCGGGAAGCGATCAAATACGCGACGGCCGACTCGACCGTGGCCCTGATTTTCGCTCTCGGAATCAACGCCGCCATCCTGATCCTTGCCGCGTCGACGTTTCACCGCGCAGGTATGACCCAGGTCGCGGAGATCCAGGACGCGTACCACTTGCTGGCTCCGCTGCTTGGAACGACGGCGGGCAGCATCCTGTTCGGAGTCGCGCTCCTGGCAGCGGGGATGAACTCTACTTTGACTGGAACGCTGGCAGGGCAGATCGTGATGGAAGGGTTCCTGAACCTGCGCATCACGCCGTGGGTGAGAAGGCTGATCACGCGCTTGATCGCCATCGTTCCGGCCGTCATTGTCACGGCGCTGTACGGGGAAAGCGGAACCGCCGAACTGCTGATCCTCAGCCAGGTCATTCTGTCTCTGCAGCTGTCGTTTGCAGTCGTGCCGCTAGTGAAATTTACGAACGACAAAAAGAAAATGGGCGAATTCGTCAATGCTCCCTGGATGAAAGTGCTGTCCTGGATCGTAGCCGGGATCATCGTGGTGCTGAACGCTTACTTGCTCTATCAGACATTTTTCGGATGA
- a CDS encoding NfeD family protein, which translates to MGVLETIYVVCLVCGVLYALAALIFGHTGLDGVGHGHVHLPLFQPILLVSGVTAFGAAGYLLTRFTAWSQPAVCGAAVLIGVALAVAAYFLWVEPMSRAENSTGYTMDQLGGKVGEVSTTIPANGLGEVLVKMVSGTTFHMAASLEGVPIKQGSRVVVVEVRDHVLYVTLFPQDDSEKEEE; encoded by the coding sequence GTGGGTGTCCTGGAAACCATCTACGTAGTCTGCCTCGTATGCGGTGTCCTTTATGCGCTGGCTGCCCTGATTTTCGGTCATACCGGCTTGGACGGGGTGGGGCATGGACATGTCCATCTTCCACTGTTTCAGCCGATTCTGCTCGTCAGCGGGGTCACCGCATTTGGCGCGGCTGGCTACTTGCTCACTCGGTTCACCGCTTGGTCCCAGCCCGCTGTCTGCGGAGCGGCTGTTCTGATCGGGGTGGCTTTGGCGGTGGCTGCCTATTTTCTATGGGTAGAGCCGATGAGCAGGGCCGAGAATTCGACCGGGTACACGATGGACCAGCTCGGCGGGAAAGTAGGCGAGGTGAGCACGACGATCCCGGCGAACGGACTTGGCGAGGTGCTGGTGAAAATGGTCAGCGGAACGACCTTTCACATGGCGGCCAGTCTCGAGGGCGTCCCGATCAAGCAAGGATCCCGCGTCGTCGTGGTAGAGGTGAGGGACCACGTGCTGTACGTCACTTTGTTTCCGCAAGACGATTCAGAAAAAGAGGAGGAGTAA